A region of Paenibacillus thiaminolyticus DNA encodes the following proteins:
- a CDS encoding putative bifunctional diguanylate cyclase/phosphodiesterase: MNNQIEEPRVEPRRTSLFVATSLLAAITCIGGAVVFFLSEGVLRIGIGLLWGAAVAYIALSEWRAKPLRRDTIRQTCCILDNRAPAGSEWAYLVNHVPVPIFFIERDGAVKGVNHSFRGVTGYEEEIPALSKVMDECSKRKLLDSLTDLGPGDEKELALAGFHKEGFRQDWIGRVVRLADGICPQTAQPIYSVSLQDPSPDRHMAERIRYMSYYDDMTGLPNRRMFMQRLEEAIGMAVNERFSIAVLYMDLDRFKRINDTFGTDFGDMLLMQIAERLLRTMTDNDVVARMEGDEFACFFTFVESEAEVHKRIVQSLSVLEEPFYLNDVPVHVTMSIGIAMVENPGADGAQAMKHADLALSRVKEQGKNGFLFYVPEMNDRPLERLTLENDMRRGLKKEEFELYYQPQYDMNTERIVGMEALVRWNHPVRGMISPGEFIPIAEENGFIVALGTWVLEEACRQNKEWQQKGYPPIPVSVNLSVRQFEMDNLSETVQEVLAKTGLNPAYLDLEITESMTMDVPRASPVLQQLKDMGVAISIDDFGTGYSSLHYLKNFPIHRLKIDRSFVRDLQQDPNDAAIVSAIIALGHNMNMQVIAEGVETEEQLLFLQKHNCDEIQGFYFSPPLSCQRFEQLFREQCETCLL; encoded by the coding sequence GTGAATAATCAGATAGAAGAACCGAGGGTGGAACCGCGAAGAACGTCGCTGTTCGTCGCTACATCGTTATTGGCGGCCATCACGTGCATCGGAGGCGCGGTCGTTTTTTTTCTGTCGGAGGGCGTTCTCCGAATCGGTATCGGGCTCCTATGGGGAGCCGCCGTCGCGTACATTGCCCTATCCGAATGGCGAGCGAAGCCGCTTCGGCGGGATACAATCCGCCAGACTTGCTGTATACTTGACAACAGAGCACCGGCCGGTTCGGAGTGGGCATATTTGGTTAATCATGTGCCTGTTCCGATTTTTTTTATAGAGAGGGATGGTGCGGTTAAGGGAGTGAATCATTCGTTCCGCGGTGTAACGGGATACGAAGAAGAGATCCCGGCACTGTCCAAGGTGATGGATGAGTGCTCCAAGAGGAAATTATTGGATTCATTGACGGATCTTGGACCGGGCGACGAGAAGGAGTTGGCGCTTGCCGGGTTCCATAAGGAGGGCTTTCGTCAGGATTGGATTGGCAGGGTTGTCCGTCTGGCCGATGGAATCTGCCCCCAAACGGCCCAGCCGATCTATTCGGTCTCTCTGCAGGATCCGAGTCCGGATCGGCATATGGCGGAACGGATCCGGTACATGTCCTATTATGATGATATGACCGGGCTGCCGAACCGGCGCATGTTCATGCAGCGGTTGGAGGAAGCCATCGGGATGGCCGTCAATGAGCGCTTCTCGATCGCCGTCCTGTACATGGACCTGGATCGGTTTAAGCGGATTAATGATACATTCGGCACGGATTTTGGCGATATGCTGCTGATGCAGATTGCCGAGCGCCTGCTGCGGACGATGACAGACAATGACGTGGTTGCCCGCATGGAAGGCGACGAATTCGCCTGCTTTTTCACGTTCGTGGAATCGGAGGCCGAGGTGCATAAGCGGATCGTTCAATCGCTGTCCGTTCTGGAAGAGCCGTTCTACTTGAACGATGTCCCGGTTCATGTGACGATGAGCATCGGCATTGCGATGGTCGAGAACCCGGGGGCGGACGGGGCTCAGGCGATGAAGCATGCGGATCTGGCGCTGTCGCGCGTCAAGGAGCAGGGGAAGAACGGCTTCCTGTTCTATGTACCGGAGATGAATGATCGGCCGCTGGAACGGCTGACTCTGGAAAATGATATGCGGCGGGGGCTGAAGAAAGAGGAATTCGAGCTGTACTATCAGCCGCAATACGATATGAATACGGAGCGCATCGTCGGTATGGAAGCGTTGGTCCGCTGGAATCATCCCGTACGCGGAATGATCTCGCCGGGGGAATTTATTCCTATCGCGGAGGAGAACGGCTTTATTGTCGCCCTTGGCACATGGGTGCTCGAAGAAGCCTGCCGGCAAAATAAAGAGTGGCAGCAGAAGGGCTATCCGCCGATACCGGTATCGGTCAACCTGTCCGTACGCCAGTTCGAAATGGACAACTTGTCGGAGACGGTGCAGGAGGTATTGGCCAAGACCGGATTGAATCCGGCCTACCTCGATCTGGAGATTACAGAGAGCATGACAATGGACGTGCCCAGGGCATCTCCCGTGCTGCAGCAATTGAAGGATATGGGGGTAGCCATTAGCATTGACGATTTCGGCACCGGCTACAGCTCGCTCCATTATCTCAAAAATTTCCCGATACACCGGCTGAAGATCGACCGATCATTCGTCCGCGATCTGCAGCAGGATCCGAATGATGCCGCGATTGTGTCGGCGATTATCGCCCTGGGGCACAATATGAATATGCAGGTCATTGCCGAAGGGGTAGAGACGGAGGAGCAGCTTCTCTTCCTGCAGAAGCATAACTGCGATGAAATCCAGGGGTTCTACTTCAGCCCGCCGCTGTCTTGCCAGCGGTTCGAGCAGTTGTTCCGAGAGCAATGCGAGACATGTTTACTATAG
- a CDS encoding DUF423 domain-containing protein: MLRRYAMIGSLNMLLSVALGAFGAHIMQARLTPERMATYETAVQYHMAHALGLILIAILADKLADQKKVQWSARLLFTGMIIFSGSLYLLCFTGFSMLGAITPIGGVAFLIGWLMLALAARR; encoded by the coding sequence ATGCTGCGACGCTACGCAATGATAGGAAGCCTGAATATGTTATTGTCCGTTGCGCTGGGGGCGTTTGGTGCGCATATTATGCAGGCAAGACTGACACCGGAGCGGATGGCGACCTATGAGACGGCAGTTCAATATCATATGGCACATGCGCTTGGATTGATTCTGATTGCAATCCTGGCGGATAAGCTGGCAGACCAGAAGAAGGTGCAGTGGTCGGCCCGCCTCTTGTTTACGGGTATGATCATCTTCTCGGGAAGCTTATATTTGCTATGCTTCACCGGATTCTCCATGCTGGGTGCGATTACGCCTATTGGAGGCGTCGCCTTCCTTATCGGCTGGCTTATGCTAGCCTTGGCGGCACGAAGATAG
- a CDS encoding DUF4091 domain-containing protein has product MANHVLDTRIISSLVKVFADEPLQAPDFRTSTVLQGEALHFQLAYRGEELRKEASVSVRGGVAGAITVHKVALVPSELPIYAHHDGNLLRSAPGLYPDLLAPVDPREGIVICPGQWRALWITAEVDERWDAGEHPITVCLASSAGELLAEETFTLVVLPAALPKQQLMHTEWFHSDGIAAYYGVDVFSEAHWELIRRFIRTAVRHGINMILTPLFTPPLDTEVGGERPTVQLVDVTKTGDRYAFGFTRLERWVKLCLEEGVEYFEMSHLFTQWGAKHAPKIVAAVDGEPQRIFGWETDASGPEYRAFLRQFLPELIAWLKANGIADRAHFHISDEPRVEQMDSYRNAVESVSDLLAGFPVMDALSDYDFYQSGLVQVPVPANNHIEPFIENGVKPLWTYYCCSQYREVSNRFFSMPSARNRILGWQLYKFQADGFLHWGYNFYYSQYSRKPIDPFRTTDASYAFPSGDAFLVYPGEEGPLESIRLDVLREALQDLRALQLLESYIGREAVVALIEEDVDEPLTFRTYPHSAEWLLNKRMAVNERIREAACGKVPAPR; this is encoded by the coding sequence ATGGCGAATCACGTGCTGGACACCCGCATTATCAGTTCCTTAGTCAAAGTTTTTGCCGACGAGCCGCTGCAGGCTCCCGACTTCCGGACCTCAACCGTCCTGCAGGGGGAAGCCCTGCACTTCCAGCTTGCCTACCGCGGAGAAGAGCTGCGGAAGGAAGCATCCGTATCGGTGCGCGGCGGCGTGGCGGGGGCGATTACCGTTCACAAGGTTGCGCTGGTTCCGTCAGAGCTGCCCATCTATGCGCACCATGACGGCAATCTGCTCCGCTCCGCCCCGGGCCTCTATCCCGATCTGCTGGCACCCGTAGATCCCCGGGAGGGCATCGTCATCTGTCCCGGACAATGGCGGGCGCTCTGGATTACGGCTGAAGTCGATGAACGATGGGACGCAGGCGAGCATCCGATCACGGTGTGTCTAGCCAGCAGCGCCGGCGAGCTGCTCGCCGAGGAGACGTTCACGCTCGTCGTCCTCCCCGCCGCTCTGCCCAAGCAGCAGCTCATGCATACCGAATGGTTCCATAGCGACGGCATCGCGGCCTACTACGGCGTGGACGTATTCAGCGAAGCGCATTGGGAACTGATCCGGAGGTTCATCCGCACGGCGGTCCGGCATGGCATTAATATGATCTTGACGCCGCTGTTCACGCCGCCGCTGGATACCGAGGTCGGCGGGGAGCGGCCGACCGTCCAGCTCGTGGATGTGACCAAGACAGGCGATCGCTATGCCTTCGGCTTCACGCGCCTGGAACGCTGGGTGAAGCTGTGCCTGGAGGAGGGCGTTGAATATTTCGAGATGTCCCATCTGTTCACCCAGTGGGGCGCGAAGCATGCGCCGAAGATTGTCGCAGCCGTGGACGGCGAGCCGCAGCGAATCTTCGGATGGGAGACGGATGCGTCAGGTCCGGAATACCGCGCGTTCCTGCGCCAGTTCCTGCCCGAGCTAATTGCCTGGCTGAAGGCGAACGGGATCGCGGACCGGGCTCATTTCCATATCTCGGACGAACCGCGTGTCGAGCAGATGGACTCTTATCGCAATGCAGTGGAGTCCGTGTCCGATCTGCTGGCAGGGTTCCCTGTGATGGACGCGTTGTCCGATTATGATTTCTATCAGAGCGGGCTCGTCCAGGTGCCCGTTCCGGCCAACAATCATATCGAGCCCTTCATCGAGAACGGCGTGAAGCCGCTCTGGACCTACTACTGCTGCTCCCAGTACCGGGAGGTGTCGAACCGCTTCTTCTCGATGCCTTCGGCCCGCAACCGCATTCTCGGCTGGCAGCTGTACAAATTCCAGGCCGACGGCTTCCTCCATTGGGGCTATAATTTCTATTACTCGCAATATTCGCGGAAGCCGATCGATCCGTTCCGCACGACAGATGCGTCGTACGCCTTCCCGTCAGGCGACGCCTTCCTCGTCTACCCAGGCGAAGAGGGGCCGCTCGAATCGATCCGGCTCGATGTACTGCGGGAGGCACTGCAGGATCTGCGCGCGCTGCAGCTGCTTGAATCCTATATCGGGCGGGAGGCCGTCGTCGCGCTCATCGAGGAAGATGTGGATGAGCCGCTCACCTTCCGCACCTATCCGCACAGCGCCGAATGGCTGCTGAACAAGCGGATGGCTGTGAATGAACGGATTCGGGAAGCCGCCTGCGGCAAGGTGCCCGCTCCAAGATAA
- a CDS encoding IclR family transcriptional regulator, which yields MAASAPGLSSGLRIMEAIVESESGIGFNQLKTAAELSAASLNRYLQVLLEQQYVEKDANQQYVAGPMLFALMQRAERHHGLRGASGPVLDRISLEAGCTALWIDYRHGRMICRDKRVHPEGIAMQQTGEIRTDYPLHPWGFLLLAHADEATRRLYLEHADNGALAPYRPDAEALERYIANAAECGLADDQGAILPHIRRIAVPVYDGGRLAAAIAVGMPGTSFDAPFIHRLYELLLDEAAQVMKLLQPAIQEGRGEA from the coding sequence ATGGCGGCTTCCGCACCAGGGTTGAGCAGCGGGCTTCGCATTATGGAAGCGATCGTCGAATCCGAATCCGGGATCGGCTTCAATCAATTGAAGACAGCGGCCGAATTGAGCGCGGCCAGCCTGAATCGGTATTTGCAAGTGCTGCTGGAGCAGCAATATGTAGAGAAGGATGCGAATCAGCAATATGTGGCCGGCCCCATGTTGTTCGCCTTGATGCAGCGGGCCGAGCGGCATCACGGGCTCCGCGGCGCGAGCGGACCGGTGCTGGACCGCATCTCCCTGGAAGCGGGGTGCACCGCGCTCTGGATTGATTATCGGCACGGCCGCATGATCTGCCGGGACAAGCGGGTTCATCCGGAAGGGATCGCGATGCAGCAGACGGGCGAGATCCGGACCGATTACCCGCTTCACCCGTGGGGCTTCCTGCTGCTGGCGCATGCCGATGAGGCGACGCGGCGCTTATATCTTGAGCACGCGGATAACGGAGCCTTGGCGCCATATCGTCCGGATGCAGAGGCGCTGGAACGGTATATTGCCAATGCTGCAGAATGCGGCCTGGCGGATGATCAAGGGGCCATCCTGCCCCATATTCGCCGCATCGCCGTTCCCGTCTATGACGGGGGGCGGCTCGCCGCCGCGATTGCGGTCGGCATGCCGGGCACTTCCTTCGATGCCCCGTTCATTCATCGCCTCTATGAGCTGCTTCTGGACGAGGCCGCGCAGGTTATGAAGCTGCTGCAGCCCGCGATTCAGGAAGGGAGAGGGGAAGCATGA
- a CDS encoding sulfatase family protein, giving the protein MSMNGNANMNRSKNQMDTNKSTHPNVIYILADDLGYGDISCLNPESRITTPHLDRLGREGLIYTDAHSSSAVCTPSRYSILTGRYNWRSELKEGVLWGYSPSILEEGRMTVASLFKQAGYRTACYGKWHLGLDWHRTGPAAEDVEFSKPIRRGPIDAGFDEFYGISASLDMPPYVYIENDAVVQLPDRLTRNDDKKGFWREGPAAPNFRHEEVLPRLTGKVLERIEQFSSAADGSPFFIYYPLPAPHTPIVPAPEFVGRSGTNLYGDFVLMVDDVVGAIMRKLEECGIADNTVVLFTSDNGCSPSADYEELARYGHHPSYVFRGHKADIYEGGHRVPLLVRWPARIAAGTLSGEPVCLVDFMATAADVTGQTLPDDAGEDSVSHLPLWLGTDGTEPLREAIVHHSIDGSFSIRKGEWKLELCPGSGGWSDPAPGQEPPGSPSFQLYRLSDDIGERQNVIARFPDIVQELTALLSRYIKEGRSTPGPPQPNTGMPRWSQLHWME; this is encoded by the coding sequence ATGAGTATGAATGGGAACGCGAACATGAACCGCAGCAAGAATCAGATGGATACTAACAAAAGCACGCATCCGAATGTCATCTACATTTTGGCCGACGATTTGGGATACGGCGACATTTCCTGTCTGAACCCCGAATCCCGAATCACGACGCCGCATCTGGATCGGCTTGGGCGGGAGGGCCTCATCTACACCGATGCGCATTCCTCCTCCGCCGTCTGCACCCCTTCGCGCTACAGCATCCTGACCGGACGGTATAACTGGCGTTCAGAATTGAAGGAAGGCGTCCTGTGGGGGTATTCTCCCAGCATCCTCGAAGAAGGCCGGATGACGGTCGCATCCTTGTTCAAGCAAGCCGGCTACCGTACGGCATGCTACGGGAAATGGCATCTCGGGCTCGATTGGCACCGGACCGGCCCCGCGGCCGAAGATGTTGAGTTCAGCAAGCCAATTCGGCGCGGTCCGATCGATGCCGGGTTCGACGAGTTCTACGGCATCAGCGCCTCGCTCGATATGCCGCCCTACGTCTATATCGAGAATGACGCCGTGGTACAGCTTCCGGATCGGCTGACCCGCAACGATGACAAGAAGGGATTTTGGCGGGAAGGCCCGGCGGCGCCCAATTTCCGGCATGAAGAGGTGCTGCCCCGGCTGACCGGCAAAGTGCTAGAGCGGATTGAGCAGTTCAGCTCTGCGGCGGACGGCAGCCCGTTCTTCATCTATTACCCGCTGCCCGCCCCGCATACGCCGATTGTGCCGGCCCCGGAATTCGTCGGGCGCTCGGGAACCAATCTATACGGCGACTTCGTCCTCATGGTCGACGATGTCGTGGGCGCGATTATGCGCAAGCTAGAGGAATGCGGCATCGCGGACAATACCGTTGTCCTGTTCACGAGCGACAACGGCTGCTCCCCAAGCGCGGATTATGAGGAGCTGGCCCGATATGGCCATCATCCAAGCTATGTCTTCCGCGGCCACAAGGCCGATATTTATGAAGGCGGGCACCGCGTGCCGCTGCTCGTCCGCTGGCCGGCGCGCATTGCGGCGGGCACCCTCTCCGGCGAGCCGGTCTGCCTCGTCGACTTCATGGCGACGGCCGCGGATGTGACGGGCCAGACGCTCCCTGACGATGCGGGCGAGGACAGCGTCAGCCATCTCCCCCTGTGGCTCGGCACGGATGGAACGGAGCCGCTTCGCGAAGCGATCGTGCATCATTCGATCGACGGCTCCTTCTCGATTCGCAAGGGCGAATGGAAGCTCGAACTCTGCCCCGGCTCTGGAGGGTGGAGCGATCCGGCGCCTGGACAAGAGCCTCCCGGCTCCCCGTCGTTCCAGCTGTACCGGCTGAGCGACGATATCGGCGAGCGGCAAAATGTAATCGCTCGATTCCCTGACATCGTCCAGGAGCTGACGGCCCTGTTGAGCCGCTATATCAAGGAAGGACGGAGCACGCCAGGCCCTCCGCAGCCCAATACAGGAATGCCGCGCTGGAGCCAGCTGCACTGGATGGAATAA
- the yhbH gene encoding sporulation protein YhbH, with product MTNPLFIVSREDWSLHRKGYQDQARHQQKVNDAIKQNLPDLVTEENIIMSDGKQIIKVPIRSLDEFRFVYNFNKKKHVGQGDGDSQVGDVLGTDGSQGAGKGKQAGDQAGTDVIEAEVSIADLENMLFDELELPYLKQKDKDQLETTDIRFNDIRKKGIMSNIDKKRTILENLRRNALAGNPGIHRISPDDLRFKTWEEIVKPHSNAVIIAMMDTSGSMGSFEKYCARSFFFWMTRFLRRQYEKVDMVFIAHHTEAKEVSEDEFFTRGESGGTICSSAYIKALDIIDSRFPPSSYNIYPFHFSDGDNLTSDNDRCVKLIGELLQRANLFGYGEVNQYNRSSTLMSAYRHIQNPHFMHYVIKEKAEVYRALKHFFKKQPEGVRS from the coding sequence ATGACCAACCCATTGTTTATCGTGTCCCGCGAGGACTGGTCGCTCCATCGCAAAGGATATCAGGATCAAGCGCGCCACCAGCAGAAGGTTAACGATGCGATTAAGCAGAATCTCCCCGACCTCGTCACCGAGGAAAACATCATCATGTCCGACGGCAAGCAAATCATTAAAGTTCCAATCCGGAGCCTGGATGAATTCCGCTTCGTCTACAATTTCAACAAGAAAAAGCATGTCGGCCAAGGAGACGGCGACAGCCAGGTCGGAGACGTACTCGGAACCGACGGCTCCCAAGGCGCGGGCAAAGGGAAGCAGGCCGGCGATCAGGCCGGAACGGATGTCATCGAAGCCGAGGTCAGCATCGCGGATCTCGAAAATATGCTGTTCGATGAACTCGAACTGCCTTATTTGAAGCAGAAGGACAAAGATCAACTGGAGACGACCGACATCCGGTTCAACGATATTCGCAAAAAGGGCATCATGTCCAACATCGACAAGAAGCGCACCATTCTCGAAAATTTGCGCCGCAATGCGCTTGCCGGGAATCCGGGGATTCACCGCATCAGTCCGGACGATCTGCGCTTCAAGACATGGGAGGAAATCGTGAAGCCGCATTCCAATGCCGTCATTATCGCCATGATGGATACGTCCGGCTCGATGGGCTCGTTCGAGAAATATTGCGCGCGCAGCTTCTTCTTCTGGATGACGCGCTTCCTGCGCCGCCAATACGAGAAGGTCGATATGGTCTTCATCGCCCATCATACCGAAGCGAAGGAAGTGAGCGAGGACGAGTTTTTCACCCGCGGAGAGAGCGGCGGCACCATCTGCTCCTCCGCCTATATCAAGGCACTGGACATTATCGACAGCCGGTTCCCGCCTTCTTCCTATAATATTTATCCATTCCATTTCTCAGACGGGGATAACTTGACCAGCGACAACGATCGCTGCGTGAAGCTGATCGGCGAGCTGCTGCAGCGCGCCAACCTGTTCGGCTACGGCGAAGTGAATCAATACAATCGCAGCAGCACGCTCATGTCCGCGTACCGCCATATTCAGAACCCCCACTTCATGCACTATGTCATCAAGGAAAAGGCCGAGGTGTACCGCGCGCTCAAGCACTTTTTCAAAAAACAGCCGGAAGGGGTGCGCTCATGA
- a CDS encoding SpoVR family protein: protein MTADDMQALNYAIDEITEIAAGFGLDFYPMRYEICPADIIYTFGAYGMPTRFSHWSFGKTFHKMKMQYDFGLSKIYELVINSNPCYAFLLEGNSLIQNKLIVAHVLAHCDFFKNNARFSASNRNMVESMSATAERVMQYELEYGTQAVESFIDAVLAIQEHIDPQIVRPQTLDKQRYMELKIREQREGKPPAPPGAYDDLWALEEMKAAMRSTSPRPGIADRRFPPEPEKDIVWFIQEFSPVLEDWQRDIMTMLRDEMLYFWPQMETKIMNEGWASFWHQRILRELDLTSEETLEYAKLNASVVQPSRHSLNPYYLGVKIFEDIEKRWDSPTEEERDRFGREPGQGRAKIFEVREFDSDQSFLRNYLTKKLSEELDLYIFEKKGPEWKITDKSWENIRDQLVYSRVNGGFPYLVVEDGDYHRNGELFLKHHYEGLELDLKYLERTLPYVYTLWGKAVHLETKVEEKMVLFTYDGKKVSRKFM from the coding sequence ATGACAGCCGACGATATGCAGGCGCTGAACTATGCCATCGACGAGATTACCGAGATCGCGGCCGGCTTCGGTCTGGACTTCTACCCAATGCGCTACGAGATCTGCCCGGCCGACATCATCTACACGTTCGGCGCTTACGGGATGCCGACCCGCTTCAGCCACTGGAGCTTCGGGAAGACTTTTCATAAGATGAAAATGCAATACGACTTCGGGTTAAGCAAAATCTACGAGCTCGTCATCAATTCCAACCCGTGCTATGCCTTCCTGCTCGAGGGCAATTCGCTCATTCAGAACAAGCTGATCGTCGCGCATGTGCTGGCGCATTGCGATTTCTTCAAGAACAATGCTCGCTTCTCCGCCTCGAACCGCAATATGGTCGAGAGCATGTCTGCGACGGCCGAGCGCGTCATGCAATATGAGCTGGAATACGGGACGCAGGCGGTGGAGAGCTTCATCGATGCCGTGCTCGCCATCCAGGAGCATATCGACCCGCAGATCGTGCGGCCGCAGACGCTCGACAAGCAGCGCTATATGGAGCTGAAAATCCGCGAACAGCGCGAAGGGAAACCGCCCGCTCCGCCGGGGGCCTATGATGACCTGTGGGCACTCGAGGAAATGAAGGCAGCAATGCGTTCCACTTCACCCCGGCCGGGGATCGCCGACCGCCGGTTCCCGCCGGAGCCGGAGAAAGACATCGTCTGGTTCATCCAGGAATTCTCCCCGGTGCTGGAGGATTGGCAGCGCGATATCATGACGATGCTGCGCGATGAGATGCTCTATTTCTGGCCGCAGATGGAGACGAAAATTATGAACGAGGGCTGGGCCTCCTTTTGGCATCAGCGCATCCTGCGGGAGCTGGATCTGACCTCGGAGGAGACGCTCGAGTATGCGAAGCTGAACGCATCGGTTGTACAGCCGTCGCGCCACAGCCTGAATCCCTATTATTTGGGCGTGAAAATATTCGAGGATATCGAGAAGCGCTGGGATAGCCCGACGGAGGAGGAGCGCGATCGGTTCGGCCGCGAGCCGGGTCAGGGCCGCGCCAAAATTTTCGAGGTGCGTGAATTCGATTCCGATCAATCGTTCCTGCGCAATTACTTAACGAAAAAGCTGTCGGAAGAGCTGGATCTGTACATTTTCGAGAAAAAGGGGCCGGAATGGAAAATTACCGATAAATCATGGGAGAACATCCGCGATCAGCTCGTCTACTCGCGCGTCAACGGCGGCTTCCCGTACCTCGTGGTCGAGGACGGCGACTACCACCGCAACGGCGAGCTGTTCCTGAAGCATCACTATGAAGGGCTCGAGCTCGATCTGAAATATCTCGAACGAACGCTGCCGTATGTCTATACGCTATGGGGCAAGGCCGTCCACCTCGAGACGAAGGTCGAGGAGAAAATGGTGCTGTTCACCTATGACGGGAAAAAGGTGTCGCGGAAATTTATGTAG
- a CDS encoding DUF6544 family protein, with amino-acid sequence MIMLKGVKKFMWVIATILAVIVIGIIIFFNIPYSKTRAEFDQTLAEKIGNSNPSEAVFTYDEIETLPIPVKRYFEYSGYIGTPKMTYMKAVFKDVDFILSPDQPGLTIDYTQYNFVSVPERIAFIDTSMYGIPFQGFDSYVNGVGSMKGVIAKGITLFDQRGEEMDKACLVTFLAESIVMPSAALQNYITWEAIDDTHTRATISYYGISASGVFTFSENGEALSFTTNDRTLVSTDGTKQQVAWSAMFGNYQTINGIKQPTHLQAVWHYKHGDLIYFDSNHFEIEYR; translated from the coding sequence ATGATAATGCTGAAAGGAGTTAAAAAATTCATGTGGGTGATAGCAACAATTTTGGCAGTTATCGTGATTGGAATTATCATCTTTTTTAATATACCTTATTCGAAGACAAGAGCAGAATTCGATCAGACACTCGCTGAGAAAATCGGTAATTCAAACCCAAGTGAAGCTGTTTTTACATACGACGAGATAGAAACTTTGCCGATTCCTGTGAAAAGGTATTTTGAATATAGTGGGTACATTGGCACTCCCAAGATGACTTATATGAAAGCAGTCTTTAAAGATGTGGATTTTATCTTGTCACCTGACCAACCAGGCCTAACCATCGATTATACACAGTACAACTTTGTTAGTGTGCCTGAGAGGATTGCATTTATTGATACATCTATGTATGGGATCCCTTTTCAGGGCTTTGATTCCTATGTTAATGGGGTAGGCAGCATGAAAGGTGTTATTGCAAAAGGAATCACGCTGTTTGATCAAAGAGGGGAGGAAATGGACAAAGCCTGTTTGGTTACTTTTCTAGCGGAATCTATAGTCATGCCCAGTGCAGCTTTGCAGAATTATATTACCTGGGAGGCTATTGACGACACTCACACCAGAGCAACCATATCTTATTATGGCATTTCAGCTAGCGGCGTATTTACTTTTAGCGAGAACGGAGAGGCGCTTTCTTTTACAACGAACGACCGGACACTTGTATCAACAGATGGAACCAAGCAACAAGTGGCATGGTCCGCCATGTTCGGGAACTATCAGACGATAAACGGTATAAAGCAGCCTACCCATCTTCAAGCTGTGTGGCATTACAAGCATGGAGACCTCATTTATTTTGACAGCAATCATTTTGAAATAGAGTACAGGTAG
- a CDS encoding MarR family winged helix-turn-helix transcriptional regulator — MSDDQKKAYIFGAILTLANRLQILGDKLDENVTMKQWLLIAIILKCGNPSPTLSEVAEMIGNSRQNVKKMALILEKQGFVSLTKDVHDARVVRIHLTPKCTTYFQERGDKEEQFMDALFDAFDEEVTNGLYKGLIQLADNIAKMEEGHDNAERS, encoded by the coding sequence ATGAGTGATGATCAGAAAAAAGCATATATTTTTGGTGCGATTCTTACATTGGCAAACCGATTACAGATTCTTGGTGACAAGCTAGATGAGAACGTAACGATGAAGCAATGGCTATTGATAGCGATTATTTTGAAGTGCGGAAACCCGTCGCCCACATTAAGTGAGGTTGCCGAGATGATAGGCAATTCCAGACAAAATGTGAAGAAGATGGCCCTTATTCTTGAGAAACAGGGGTTTGTGTCGCTAACGAAAGATGTTCATGATGCGAGAGTCGTTAGAATTCATCTGACACCAAAGTGTACAACCTATTTTCAGGAAAGAGGCGACAAAGAGGAGCAGTTTATGGATGCATTATTTGACGCATTTGATGAGGAGGTAACGAATGGTTTATATAAGGGACTCATTCAGTTAGCTGACAATATTGCGAAAATGGAGGAAGGTCATGATAATGCTGAAAGGAGTTAA